A genomic stretch from Neomonachus schauinslandi chromosome 14, ASM220157v2, whole genome shotgun sequence includes:
- the DSC2 gene encoding desmocollin-2 isoform X1, whose amino-acid sequence MAPARPTRSRSGALCRQLLLALTILTFTCDACKKVILQVPSQLDAEKFVGRVNLKECFQSANLIHSSDPDFQILEDGSVYTTNAILLSSEERSFTILLYNTENQEEKKLLVLLQHQTKVLKKRHSKEKVLRRAKRRWAPIPCSMQENSLGPFPLFLQQIQSDTAQNYTIFYSIRGPGVDREPINLFYVERDTGNLYCTRPVDREEYESFELIAFATTPDGYTPELPLPLVIRIEDENDNYPVFTETTYVFTVSENCRVGSTVGQVCATDKDEPDTMHTRLKYSIIEQLPAYPMLFSMHPTTGVITTSSSQLDREVTDKYQLKIKVQDMDGQYFGLQTTSTCIINIGDVNDNLPTFTRTSYVTSVEENTVDVEILRVTVEDKDLMNTVNWRANYTILKGNENGNFKIVTDPKTNEGVLCVVKPLNYEERQQVNLQIGVVNEALYSREAHSRSVMSTATVTVNVKNQDEGPECSPAVQTVQIKENVPVGTKSNGYKAYDPETRSSSSIRYKKLTDPKGWVTIDEKEGSITIFRNLDREAESIRDGIYNITILASDKDGKTCTGTLGIILQDVNDNGAVIPKRTVVICKTVLSSADIVAVDPDGPTNGPPFDFSLESDPDSDLERKWRLTKINDTAARLFFQEDLPFGTYRVPVRVTDRHGLSLITPLNVMLCDCVTENDCTLRTDPRTDHGEVRLGKWAILAILLGIALLFCILFTLVCGSTGAAKQPKVFPDDLAQQNLIVSNTEAPGDDKICPTNGFTMHTVGNSAQGICGTLESGVKNGGQETIELVKGGHQTLEPCRGTGHHHTLDSCRGGPAEVDNCRYTCSEWHDFTQIRLGEKVQLCNQDDKHKHAQDYVLTYNYEGKGSVAGSIGCCSERQEEDGLEFLDHLEPKFRTLAEACVKR is encoded by the exons ATGGCGCCCGCCCGCCCCACGCGCTCCCGGAGCGGAGCCCTCTGCAGGCAACTGCTGTTGGCCCTCACG ATCTTAACATTTACCTGTGATGCCTGCAAAAAAGTCATACTGCAAGTTCCCTCCCAGCTAGATGCTGAGAAATTTGTTGGTAGAG TTAACCTGAAGGAGTGCTTTCAATCTGCAAATCTAATTCATTCAAGTGACCCTGATTTCCAAATTTTAGAAGATGGGTCTGTCTATACAACAAATGCTATTCTTTTGTCCTCAGAGGAGAGAAGTTTTACCATATTACTTTACAACACTGAgaaccaagaagaaaagaaactacttGTTCTTTTACAGCATCAAACAAAG GTGTTAAAGAAGAGGCATTCTAAAGAAAAAGTTCTAAGACGTGCCAAGAGAAGATGGGCTCCTATTCCTTGTTCAATGCAAGAGAATTCCTTGGGTCCTTTCCCACTTTTTCTTCAACAG ATTCAATCTGACACTGCACAAAACTACACTATATTCTATTCCATAAGAGGACCTGGGGTGGACCGAGAacctataaatttattttatgtagagAGAGATACTGGAAACTTATATTGCACTCGTCCTGTAGATCGTGAGGAGTATGAATCTTTTGAG CTAATTGCCTTCGCCACAACTCCGGATGGATATACGCCGGAACTTCCACTGCCCCTGGTAATCAGAATTGAGGATGAAAATGATAACTACCCAGTTTTTACAGAAACAACTTACGTTTTTACAGTTTCCGAAAATTGCAGAGTTG GTTCTACCGTGGGACAGGTATGTGCAACTGACAAAGATGAACCTGACACGATGCACACGCGTCTCAAGTACTCCATCATCGAGCAGTTGCCAGCATAtcccatgctgttttccatgcATCCAACTACAGGCGTGATCACCACATCATCATCTCAGCTAGACCGAGAG gTAACTGATAAATAccagttgaaaataaaagtacaagaCATGGATGGTCAGTATTTCGGTTTGCAGACAACTTCAACTTGCATCATTAATATTGGAGATGTAAATGACAACTTACCAACATTTACCCGTACTTCT tatgtGACGTCAGTGGAAGAAAATACAGTTGATGTGGAAATCTTACGTGTTACTGTTGAGGATAAGGATTTAATGAATACTGTGAATTGGAGAGCTAATTATACCATTTTAAAAGGCAAtgaaaatgggaattttaaaatagtaacagaTCCCAAAACTAATGAAGGAGTTCTGTGTGTGGTTAAG CCACTGAATTATGAAGAAAGACAACAGGTGAACCTACAGATTGGTGTAGTTAATGAAGCTCTGTATTCTAGAGAGGCTCATTCACGATCAGTCATGAGCACAGCAACAGTTACTGTTAATGTAAAAAATCAGGATGAGGGCCCCGAGTGTAGCCCTGCAGTGCAAACtgttcaaattaaagaaaatgtgccAGTGGGAACAAAGAGCAATGGATATAAAGCATATGACCCCGAAACAAGAAGTAGCAGCAGCATAAG GTATAAGAAATTAACTGATCCAAAAGGGTGGGTCACAATTGATGAAAAGGAAGGATCGATCACAATTTTCAGAAACCTGgatagagaggcagagagcatcaGAGATGGTATATATAATATCACAATTCTTGCGTCAGACAAAG ACGGGAAAACATGTACTGGGACCCTGGGAATTATACTTCAAGATGTGAACGATAATGGCGCAGTTATTCCAAAGCGGACAGTAGTAATCTGCAAAACTGTCCTGTCATCTGCGGATATTGTTGCTGTCGATCCCGATGGGCCTACGAATGGCCCGCCCTTTGACTTCAGTTTGGAGAGTGATCCTGATTCAGACTTAGAAAGAAAGTGGAGATTGACAAAAATTAACG atacGGCAGCTCGTCTTTTCTTTCAGGAGGACCTTCCGTTTGGAACGTACCGAGTACCTGTCAGAGTCACAGATAGACACGGCCTGTCACTCATCACTCCATTGAATGTTATGTTATGTGACTGTGTTACTGAAAATGACTGCACGCTTCGCACAGATCCGAGGACTGACCACGGAGAAGTGAGACTTGGAAAATGGGCCATCCTTGCAATATTGTTGGGCATAGCCTTGCTCTTTT GTATCCTATTTACCTTAGTCTGTGGGAGTACTGGGGCAGCGAAGCAGCCCAAAGTATTTCCTGATGATTTAGCCCAGCAGAACCTCATTGTGTCAAACACAGAAGCTCCAGGAGACGACAAAATA TGCCCCACGAATGGCTTCACAATGCATACTGTGGGCAATTCGGCTCAGGGAATTTGTGGCACCCTGGAATCAGGAGTGAAAAATGGAGGGCAGGAGACCATTGAGCTGGTGAAAGGCGGACACCAGACCCTGGAACCGTGCCGGGGGACCGGGCACCATCACACCCTGGATTCCTGCAGGGGAGGACCCGCGGAGGTGGACAACTGCAGATACACCTGCTCCGAGTGGCATGATTTCACTCAGATCCGTCTTGGTGAA AAGGTGCAACTGTGTAATCAGGATGACAAGCATAAGCATGCTCAAGACTATGTCCTTACGTATAACTACGAAGGCAAAGGATCGGTGGCTGGTTCTATAGGTTGTTGCAGTGAACGACAGGAAGAAGATGGGCTTGAATTTTTGGATCATTTGGAACCCAAATTTAGGACACTAGCAGAAGCATGCGTAAAGAGATGA
- the DSC2 gene encoding desmocollin-2 isoform X4 has product MAPARPTRSRSGALCRQLLLALTILTFTCDACKKVILQVPSQLDAEKFVGRVNLKECFQSANLIHSSDPDFQILEDGSVYTTNAILLSSEERSFTILLYNTENQEEKKLLVLLQHQTKVLKKRHSKEKVLRRAKRRWAPIPCSMQENSLGPFPLFLQQIQSDTAQNYTIFYSIRGPGVDREPINLFYVERDTGNLYCTRPVDREEYESFELIAFATTPDGYTPELPLPLVIRIEDENDNYPVFTETTYVFTVSENCRVGSTVGQVCATDKDEPDTMHTRLKYSIIEQLPAYPMLFSMHPTTGVITTSSSQLDREVTDKYQLKIKVQDMDGQYFGLQTTSTCIINIGDVNDNLPTFTRTSYVTSVEENTVDVEILRVTVEDKDLMNTVNWRANYTILKGNENGNFKIVTDPKTNEGVLCVVKPLNYEERQQVNLQIGVVNEALYSREAHSRSVMSTATVTVNVKNQDEGPECSPAVQTVQIKENVPVGTKSNGYKAYDPETRSSSSIRYKKLTDPKGWVTIDEKEGSITIFRNLDREAESIRDGIYNITILASDKDGKTCTGTLGIILQDVNDNGAVIPKRTVVICKTVLSSADIVAVDPDGPTNGPPFDFSLESDPDSDLERKWRLTKINDTAARLFFQEDLPFGTYRVPVRVTDRHGLSLITPLNVMLCDCVTENDCTLRTDPRTDHGEVRLGKWAILAILLGIALLFCILFTLVCGSTGAAKQPKVFPDDLAQQNLIVSNTEAPGDDKICPTNGFTMHTVGNSAQGICGTLESGVKNGGQETIELVKGGHQTLEPCRGTGHHHTLDSCRGGPAEVDNCRYTCSEWHDFTQIRLGEESIRGHTLIKN; this is encoded by the exons ATGGCGCCCGCCCGCCCCACGCGCTCCCGGAGCGGAGCCCTCTGCAGGCAACTGCTGTTGGCCCTCACG ATCTTAACATTTACCTGTGATGCCTGCAAAAAAGTCATACTGCAAGTTCCCTCCCAGCTAGATGCTGAGAAATTTGTTGGTAGAG TTAACCTGAAGGAGTGCTTTCAATCTGCAAATCTAATTCATTCAAGTGACCCTGATTTCCAAATTTTAGAAGATGGGTCTGTCTATACAACAAATGCTATTCTTTTGTCCTCAGAGGAGAGAAGTTTTACCATATTACTTTACAACACTGAgaaccaagaagaaaagaaactacttGTTCTTTTACAGCATCAAACAAAG GTGTTAAAGAAGAGGCATTCTAAAGAAAAAGTTCTAAGACGTGCCAAGAGAAGATGGGCTCCTATTCCTTGTTCAATGCAAGAGAATTCCTTGGGTCCTTTCCCACTTTTTCTTCAACAG ATTCAATCTGACACTGCACAAAACTACACTATATTCTATTCCATAAGAGGACCTGGGGTGGACCGAGAacctataaatttattttatgtagagAGAGATACTGGAAACTTATATTGCACTCGTCCTGTAGATCGTGAGGAGTATGAATCTTTTGAG CTAATTGCCTTCGCCACAACTCCGGATGGATATACGCCGGAACTTCCACTGCCCCTGGTAATCAGAATTGAGGATGAAAATGATAACTACCCAGTTTTTACAGAAACAACTTACGTTTTTACAGTTTCCGAAAATTGCAGAGTTG GTTCTACCGTGGGACAGGTATGTGCAACTGACAAAGATGAACCTGACACGATGCACACGCGTCTCAAGTACTCCATCATCGAGCAGTTGCCAGCATAtcccatgctgttttccatgcATCCAACTACAGGCGTGATCACCACATCATCATCTCAGCTAGACCGAGAG gTAACTGATAAATAccagttgaaaataaaagtacaagaCATGGATGGTCAGTATTTCGGTTTGCAGACAACTTCAACTTGCATCATTAATATTGGAGATGTAAATGACAACTTACCAACATTTACCCGTACTTCT tatgtGACGTCAGTGGAAGAAAATACAGTTGATGTGGAAATCTTACGTGTTACTGTTGAGGATAAGGATTTAATGAATACTGTGAATTGGAGAGCTAATTATACCATTTTAAAAGGCAAtgaaaatgggaattttaaaatagtaacagaTCCCAAAACTAATGAAGGAGTTCTGTGTGTGGTTAAG CCACTGAATTATGAAGAAAGACAACAGGTGAACCTACAGATTGGTGTAGTTAATGAAGCTCTGTATTCTAGAGAGGCTCATTCACGATCAGTCATGAGCACAGCAACAGTTACTGTTAATGTAAAAAATCAGGATGAGGGCCCCGAGTGTAGCCCTGCAGTGCAAACtgttcaaattaaagaaaatgtgccAGTGGGAACAAAGAGCAATGGATATAAAGCATATGACCCCGAAACAAGAAGTAGCAGCAGCATAAG GTATAAGAAATTAACTGATCCAAAAGGGTGGGTCACAATTGATGAAAAGGAAGGATCGATCACAATTTTCAGAAACCTGgatagagaggcagagagcatcaGAGATGGTATATATAATATCACAATTCTTGCGTCAGACAAAG ACGGGAAAACATGTACTGGGACCCTGGGAATTATACTTCAAGATGTGAACGATAATGGCGCAGTTATTCCAAAGCGGACAGTAGTAATCTGCAAAACTGTCCTGTCATCTGCGGATATTGTTGCTGTCGATCCCGATGGGCCTACGAATGGCCCGCCCTTTGACTTCAGTTTGGAGAGTGATCCTGATTCAGACTTAGAAAGAAAGTGGAGATTGACAAAAATTAACG atacGGCAGCTCGTCTTTTCTTTCAGGAGGACCTTCCGTTTGGAACGTACCGAGTACCTGTCAGAGTCACAGATAGACACGGCCTGTCACTCATCACTCCATTGAATGTTATGTTATGTGACTGTGTTACTGAAAATGACTGCACGCTTCGCACAGATCCGAGGACTGACCACGGAGAAGTGAGACTTGGAAAATGGGCCATCCTTGCAATATTGTTGGGCATAGCCTTGCTCTTTT GTATCCTATTTACCTTAGTCTGTGGGAGTACTGGGGCAGCGAAGCAGCCCAAAGTATTTCCTGATGATTTAGCCCAGCAGAACCTCATTGTGTCAAACACAGAAGCTCCAGGAGACGACAAAATA TGCCCCACGAATGGCTTCACAATGCATACTGTGGGCAATTCGGCTCAGGGAATTTGTGGCACCCTGGAATCAGGAGTGAAAAATGGAGGGCAGGAGACCATTGAGCTGGTGAAAGGCGGACACCAGACCCTGGAACCGTGCCGGGGGACCGGGCACCATCACACCCTGGATTCCTGCAGGGGAGGACCCGCGGAGGTGGACAACTGCAGATACACCTGCTCCGAGTGGCATGATTTCACTCAGATCCGTCTTGGTGAA GAATCCATTAGAGGACACACtctgattaaaaattaa
- the DSC2 gene encoding desmocollin-2 isoform X3, whose protein sequence is MAPARPTRSRSGALCRQLLLALTILTFTCDACKKVILQVPSQLDAEKFVGRVNLKECFQSANLIHSSDPDFQILEDGSVYTTNAILLSSEERSFTILLYNTENQEEKKLLVLLQHQTKVLKKRHSKEKVLRRAKRRWAPIPCSMQENSLGPFPLFLQQIQSDTAQNYTIFYSIRGPGVDREPINLFYVERDTGNLYCTRPVDREEYESFELIAFATTPDGYTPELPLPLVIRIEDENDNYPVFTETTYVFTVSENCRVGSTVGQVCATDKDEPDTMHTRLKYSIIEQLPAYPMLFSMHPTTGVITTSSSQLDREVTDKYQLKIKVQDMDGQYFGLQTTSTCIINIGDVNDNLPTFTRTSYVTSVEENTVDVEILRVTVEDKDLMNTVNWRANYTILKGNENGNFKIVTDPKTNEGVLCVVKPLNYEERQQVNLQIGVVNEALYSREAHSRSVMSTATVTVNVKNQDEGPECSPAVQTVQIKENVPVGTKSNGYKAYDPETRSSSSIRYKKLTDPKGWVTIDEKEGSITIFRNLDREAESIRDGIYNITILASDKDGKTCTGTLGIILQDVNDNGAVIPKRTVVICKTVLSSADIVAVDPDGPTNGPPFDFSLESDPDSDLERKWRLTKINDTAARLFFQEDLPFGTYRVPVRVTDRHGLSLITPLNVMLCDCVTENDCTLRTDPRTDHGEVRLGKWAILAILLGIALLFCILFTLVCGSTGAAKQPKVFPDDLAQQNLIVSNTEAPGDDKIGICGTLESGVKNGGQETIELVKGGHQTLEPCRGTGHHHTLDSCRGGPAEVDNCRYTCSEWHDFTQIRLGEKVQLCNQDDKHKHAQDYVLTYNYEGKGSVAGSIGCCSERQEEDGLEFLDHLEPKFRTLAEACVKR, encoded by the exons ATGGCGCCCGCCCGCCCCACGCGCTCCCGGAGCGGAGCCCTCTGCAGGCAACTGCTGTTGGCCCTCACG ATCTTAACATTTACCTGTGATGCCTGCAAAAAAGTCATACTGCAAGTTCCCTCCCAGCTAGATGCTGAGAAATTTGTTGGTAGAG TTAACCTGAAGGAGTGCTTTCAATCTGCAAATCTAATTCATTCAAGTGACCCTGATTTCCAAATTTTAGAAGATGGGTCTGTCTATACAACAAATGCTATTCTTTTGTCCTCAGAGGAGAGAAGTTTTACCATATTACTTTACAACACTGAgaaccaagaagaaaagaaactacttGTTCTTTTACAGCATCAAACAAAG GTGTTAAAGAAGAGGCATTCTAAAGAAAAAGTTCTAAGACGTGCCAAGAGAAGATGGGCTCCTATTCCTTGTTCAATGCAAGAGAATTCCTTGGGTCCTTTCCCACTTTTTCTTCAACAG ATTCAATCTGACACTGCACAAAACTACACTATATTCTATTCCATAAGAGGACCTGGGGTGGACCGAGAacctataaatttattttatgtagagAGAGATACTGGAAACTTATATTGCACTCGTCCTGTAGATCGTGAGGAGTATGAATCTTTTGAG CTAATTGCCTTCGCCACAACTCCGGATGGATATACGCCGGAACTTCCACTGCCCCTGGTAATCAGAATTGAGGATGAAAATGATAACTACCCAGTTTTTACAGAAACAACTTACGTTTTTACAGTTTCCGAAAATTGCAGAGTTG GTTCTACCGTGGGACAGGTATGTGCAACTGACAAAGATGAACCTGACACGATGCACACGCGTCTCAAGTACTCCATCATCGAGCAGTTGCCAGCATAtcccatgctgttttccatgcATCCAACTACAGGCGTGATCACCACATCATCATCTCAGCTAGACCGAGAG gTAACTGATAAATAccagttgaaaataaaagtacaagaCATGGATGGTCAGTATTTCGGTTTGCAGACAACTTCAACTTGCATCATTAATATTGGAGATGTAAATGACAACTTACCAACATTTACCCGTACTTCT tatgtGACGTCAGTGGAAGAAAATACAGTTGATGTGGAAATCTTACGTGTTACTGTTGAGGATAAGGATTTAATGAATACTGTGAATTGGAGAGCTAATTATACCATTTTAAAAGGCAAtgaaaatgggaattttaaaatagtaacagaTCCCAAAACTAATGAAGGAGTTCTGTGTGTGGTTAAG CCACTGAATTATGAAGAAAGACAACAGGTGAACCTACAGATTGGTGTAGTTAATGAAGCTCTGTATTCTAGAGAGGCTCATTCACGATCAGTCATGAGCACAGCAACAGTTACTGTTAATGTAAAAAATCAGGATGAGGGCCCCGAGTGTAGCCCTGCAGTGCAAACtgttcaaattaaagaaaatgtgccAGTGGGAACAAAGAGCAATGGATATAAAGCATATGACCCCGAAACAAGAAGTAGCAGCAGCATAAG GTATAAGAAATTAACTGATCCAAAAGGGTGGGTCACAATTGATGAAAAGGAAGGATCGATCACAATTTTCAGAAACCTGgatagagaggcagagagcatcaGAGATGGTATATATAATATCACAATTCTTGCGTCAGACAAAG ACGGGAAAACATGTACTGGGACCCTGGGAATTATACTTCAAGATGTGAACGATAATGGCGCAGTTATTCCAAAGCGGACAGTAGTAATCTGCAAAACTGTCCTGTCATCTGCGGATATTGTTGCTGTCGATCCCGATGGGCCTACGAATGGCCCGCCCTTTGACTTCAGTTTGGAGAGTGATCCTGATTCAGACTTAGAAAGAAAGTGGAGATTGACAAAAATTAACG atacGGCAGCTCGTCTTTTCTTTCAGGAGGACCTTCCGTTTGGAACGTACCGAGTACCTGTCAGAGTCACAGATAGACACGGCCTGTCACTCATCACTCCATTGAATGTTATGTTATGTGACTGTGTTACTGAAAATGACTGCACGCTTCGCACAGATCCGAGGACTGACCACGGAGAAGTGAGACTTGGAAAATGGGCCATCCTTGCAATATTGTTGGGCATAGCCTTGCTCTTTT GTATCCTATTTACCTTAGTCTGTGGGAGTACTGGGGCAGCGAAGCAGCCCAAAGTATTTCCTGATGATTTAGCCCAGCAGAACCTCATTGTGTCAAACACAGAAGCTCCAGGAGACGACAAAATA GGAATTTGTGGCACCCTGGAATCAGGAGTGAAAAATGGAGGGCAGGAGACCATTGAGCTGGTGAAAGGCGGACACCAGACCCTGGAACCGTGCCGGGGGACCGGGCACCATCACACCCTGGATTCCTGCAGGGGAGGACCCGCGGAGGTGGACAACTGCAGATACACCTGCTCCGAGTGGCATGATTTCACTCAGATCCGTCTTGGTGAA AAGGTGCAACTGTGTAATCAGGATGACAAGCATAAGCATGCTCAAGACTATGTCCTTACGTATAACTACGAAGGCAAAGGATCGGTGGCTGGTTCTATAGGTTGTTGCAGTGAACGACAGGAAGAAGATGGGCTTGAATTTTTGGATCATTTGGAACCCAAATTTAGGACACTAGCAGAAGCATGCGTAAAGAGATGA
- the DSC2 gene encoding desmocollin-2 isoform X2 has protein sequence MAPARPTRSRSGALCRQLLLALTILTFTCDACKKVILQVPSQLDAEKFVGRVNLKECFQSANLIHSSDPDFQILEDGSVYTTNAILLSSEERSFTILLYNTENQEEKKLLVLLQHQTKKRHSKEKVLRRAKRRWAPIPCSMQENSLGPFPLFLQQIQSDTAQNYTIFYSIRGPGVDREPINLFYVERDTGNLYCTRPVDREEYESFELIAFATTPDGYTPELPLPLVIRIEDENDNYPVFTETTYVFTVSENCRVGSTVGQVCATDKDEPDTMHTRLKYSIIEQLPAYPMLFSMHPTTGVITTSSSQLDREVTDKYQLKIKVQDMDGQYFGLQTTSTCIINIGDVNDNLPTFTRTSYVTSVEENTVDVEILRVTVEDKDLMNTVNWRANYTILKGNENGNFKIVTDPKTNEGVLCVVKPLNYEERQQVNLQIGVVNEALYSREAHSRSVMSTATVTVNVKNQDEGPECSPAVQTVQIKENVPVGTKSNGYKAYDPETRSSSSIRYKKLTDPKGWVTIDEKEGSITIFRNLDREAESIRDGIYNITILASDKDGKTCTGTLGIILQDVNDNGAVIPKRTVVICKTVLSSADIVAVDPDGPTNGPPFDFSLESDPDSDLERKWRLTKINDTAARLFFQEDLPFGTYRVPVRVTDRHGLSLITPLNVMLCDCVTENDCTLRTDPRTDHGEVRLGKWAILAILLGIALLFCILFTLVCGSTGAAKQPKVFPDDLAQQNLIVSNTEAPGDDKICPTNGFTMHTVGNSAQGICGTLESGVKNGGQETIELVKGGHQTLEPCRGTGHHHTLDSCRGGPAEVDNCRYTCSEWHDFTQIRLGEKVQLCNQDDKHKHAQDYVLTYNYEGKGSVAGSIGCCSERQEEDGLEFLDHLEPKFRTLAEACVKR, from the exons ATGGCGCCCGCCCGCCCCACGCGCTCCCGGAGCGGAGCCCTCTGCAGGCAACTGCTGTTGGCCCTCACG ATCTTAACATTTACCTGTGATGCCTGCAAAAAAGTCATACTGCAAGTTCCCTCCCAGCTAGATGCTGAGAAATTTGTTGGTAGAG TTAACCTGAAGGAGTGCTTTCAATCTGCAAATCTAATTCATTCAAGTGACCCTGATTTCCAAATTTTAGAAGATGGGTCTGTCTATACAACAAATGCTATTCTTTTGTCCTCAGAGGAGAGAAGTTTTACCATATTACTTTACAACACTGAgaaccaagaagaaaagaaactacttGTTCTTTTACAGCATCAAACAAAG AAGAGGCATTCTAAAGAAAAAGTTCTAAGACGTGCCAAGAGAAGATGGGCTCCTATTCCTTGTTCAATGCAAGAGAATTCCTTGGGTCCTTTCCCACTTTTTCTTCAACAG ATTCAATCTGACACTGCACAAAACTACACTATATTCTATTCCATAAGAGGACCTGGGGTGGACCGAGAacctataaatttattttatgtagagAGAGATACTGGAAACTTATATTGCACTCGTCCTGTAGATCGTGAGGAGTATGAATCTTTTGAG CTAATTGCCTTCGCCACAACTCCGGATGGATATACGCCGGAACTTCCACTGCCCCTGGTAATCAGAATTGAGGATGAAAATGATAACTACCCAGTTTTTACAGAAACAACTTACGTTTTTACAGTTTCCGAAAATTGCAGAGTTG GTTCTACCGTGGGACAGGTATGTGCAACTGACAAAGATGAACCTGACACGATGCACACGCGTCTCAAGTACTCCATCATCGAGCAGTTGCCAGCATAtcccatgctgttttccatgcATCCAACTACAGGCGTGATCACCACATCATCATCTCAGCTAGACCGAGAG gTAACTGATAAATAccagttgaaaataaaagtacaagaCATGGATGGTCAGTATTTCGGTTTGCAGACAACTTCAACTTGCATCATTAATATTGGAGATGTAAATGACAACTTACCAACATTTACCCGTACTTCT tatgtGACGTCAGTGGAAGAAAATACAGTTGATGTGGAAATCTTACGTGTTACTGTTGAGGATAAGGATTTAATGAATACTGTGAATTGGAGAGCTAATTATACCATTTTAAAAGGCAAtgaaaatgggaattttaaaatagtaacagaTCCCAAAACTAATGAAGGAGTTCTGTGTGTGGTTAAG CCACTGAATTATGAAGAAAGACAACAGGTGAACCTACAGATTGGTGTAGTTAATGAAGCTCTGTATTCTAGAGAGGCTCATTCACGATCAGTCATGAGCACAGCAACAGTTACTGTTAATGTAAAAAATCAGGATGAGGGCCCCGAGTGTAGCCCTGCAGTGCAAACtgttcaaattaaagaaaatgtgccAGTGGGAACAAAGAGCAATGGATATAAAGCATATGACCCCGAAACAAGAAGTAGCAGCAGCATAAG GTATAAGAAATTAACTGATCCAAAAGGGTGGGTCACAATTGATGAAAAGGAAGGATCGATCACAATTTTCAGAAACCTGgatagagaggcagagagcatcaGAGATGGTATATATAATATCACAATTCTTGCGTCAGACAAAG ACGGGAAAACATGTACTGGGACCCTGGGAATTATACTTCAAGATGTGAACGATAATGGCGCAGTTATTCCAAAGCGGACAGTAGTAATCTGCAAAACTGTCCTGTCATCTGCGGATATTGTTGCTGTCGATCCCGATGGGCCTACGAATGGCCCGCCCTTTGACTTCAGTTTGGAGAGTGATCCTGATTCAGACTTAGAAAGAAAGTGGAGATTGACAAAAATTAACG atacGGCAGCTCGTCTTTTCTTTCAGGAGGACCTTCCGTTTGGAACGTACCGAGTACCTGTCAGAGTCACAGATAGACACGGCCTGTCACTCATCACTCCATTGAATGTTATGTTATGTGACTGTGTTACTGAAAATGACTGCACGCTTCGCACAGATCCGAGGACTGACCACGGAGAAGTGAGACTTGGAAAATGGGCCATCCTTGCAATATTGTTGGGCATAGCCTTGCTCTTTT GTATCCTATTTACCTTAGTCTGTGGGAGTACTGGGGCAGCGAAGCAGCCCAAAGTATTTCCTGATGATTTAGCCCAGCAGAACCTCATTGTGTCAAACACAGAAGCTCCAGGAGACGACAAAATA TGCCCCACGAATGGCTTCACAATGCATACTGTGGGCAATTCGGCTCAGGGAATTTGTGGCACCCTGGAATCAGGAGTGAAAAATGGAGGGCAGGAGACCATTGAGCTGGTGAAAGGCGGACACCAGACCCTGGAACCGTGCCGGGGGACCGGGCACCATCACACCCTGGATTCCTGCAGGGGAGGACCCGCGGAGGTGGACAACTGCAGATACACCTGCTCCGAGTGGCATGATTTCACTCAGATCCGTCTTGGTGAA AAGGTGCAACTGTGTAATCAGGATGACAAGCATAAGCATGCTCAAGACTATGTCCTTACGTATAACTACGAAGGCAAAGGATCGGTGGCTGGTTCTATAGGTTGTTGCAGTGAACGACAGGAAGAAGATGGGCTTGAATTTTTGGATCATTTGGAACCCAAATTTAGGACACTAGCAGAAGCATGCGTAAAGAGATGA